From a single Sorghum bicolor cultivar BTx623 chromosome 5, Sorghum_bicolor_NCBIv3, whole genome shotgun sequence genomic region:
- the LOC8079762 gene encoding 1-aminocyclopropane-1-carboxylate oxidase yields the protein MAIPVIDFSKLDGPGRAETMAAIAAGFEHVGFFQLVNTGIPDELLERVKKVCSDCYKLRDEAFKDSNPTVKALAELIDKESEDGLPARKIVDMDWEDVFTLHDDLPWPSNPPAFKETMMEYRKELKKLAEKMLGVMEELLGLEEGHIRKAFTNDGEFEPFYGTKVSHYPPCPRPDLVDGLRAHTDAGGLILLFQDDRFGGLQAQLPDGTWVDVQPLENAIVINTGDQIEVLSNGRYKSAWHRILATRDGNRRSIASFYNPARLATIAPAIPAADAGGDNYPSFVFGDYMEVYVKQKFQAKAPRFAAMAAAAATTTTK from the exons ATGGCGATCCCGGTGATCGACTTCTCCAAGCTGGACGGCCCTGGGAGGGCTGAGACCATGGCGGCCATCGCCGCCGGGTTCGAGCACGTGGGGTTCTTCCAGCTGGTGAACACCGGCATCCCCGACGAGCTGCTGGAGCGGGTGAAGAAGGTGTGCAGCGACTGCTACAAGCTGCGGGACGAGGCGTTCAAGGACTCCAACCCCACGGTGAAGGCGCTCGCCGAGCTCATCGACAAGGAGAGCGAGGACGGCCTCCCCGCGAGGAAGATCGTGGACATGGACTGGGAGGACGTCTTCACCCTCCATGACGACCTGCCATGGCCTTCCAACCCTCCCGCCTTCAAGGAGACGATGATGGAGTACCGCAAGGAGCTGAAGAAGCTGGCGGAGAAGATGCTGGGagtgatggaggagctgctGGGGCTGGAGGAGGGCCACATCAGGAAGGCCTTCACCAACGACGGCGAGTTCGAGCCCTTCTACGGCACCAAGGTCAGCCACTACCCGCCGTGCCCGCGGCCGGACCTCGTCGACGGCCTGCGTGCGCACACCGACGCTGGCGGCCTCATCCTGCTGTTCCAGGACGATCGCTTCGGCGGCCTGCAGGCGCAGCTTCCCGACGGCACCTGGGTCGACGTCCAGCCCCTCGAGAACGCCATCGTCATCAACACCGGCGACCAGATCGAG GTGCTGAGCAATGGCCGGTACAAGAGCGCGTGGCACCGCATCCTGGCGACGCGCGACGGCAACCGCCGCTCCATTGCCTCCTTCTACAACCCGGCGCGCCTCGCCACCATCGCTCCGGCGATCCCCGCTGCGGATGCCGGTGGTGACAACTACCCGAGCTTCGTGTTCGGCGACTACATGGAGGTGTACGTCAAGCAAAAGTTCCAGGCCAAGGCGCCCAggttcgcggccatggcggcggcggcggcgacgacgaccacCAAGTGa
- the LOC110435938 gene encoding uncharacterized protein LOC110435938, with the protein MKDCADNEKSGILVRFKGIYMLNSSDFEVGLVRYNHLYDFFNFGALDCSLLRCLTLAFATHTSKMKDKPKPLTHAAKYACHQQSISGKGSGFYAAHHLILAMGQTNLECPEEFEVLTKPIDVHMIREKLAMFLVAQVIHKKGEFYHPS; encoded by the exons ATGAAAGATTGTGCTGACAATGAGAAGAGTGGGATACTAGTTAGGTTCAAGGGTATTTATATGTTGAATTCATCAGATTTTGAGGTTGGGCTTGTGAGATACAATCATCTATATGACTTCTTCAACTTTGGTGCGTTGGATTGTTCCCTTCTTCGATGCTTGACACT GGCTTTTGCAACAcacacaagcaagatgaaagacAAACCAAAGCCATTAACACACGCTGCTAAATATGCG TGCCACCAACAATCTATTTCTGGCAAGGGATCTGGCTTCTATGCTGCACACCACTTGATTTTAGCCATGGGACAAACAAACTTGGAATGCCCTGAG GAATTTGAAGTGCTGACGAAGCCCATCGATGTGCACATGATTAGAGAAAAGTTGGCTATGTTCTTAGTGGCACAGGTCATCCACAAGAAAGGAGAGTTCTACCATCCTAGCTAA